One part of the Deltaproteobacteria bacterium genome encodes these proteins:
- a CDS encoding aminotransferase class I/II-fold pyridoxal phosphate-dependent enzyme, with protein sequence MEEFPRMQRLPEYVFATVNALKMEARRRQEDIVDLGMGNPDLPTPQHIVDKLIEAAQKAHNHRYSASRGITKLRGAIADWYKRRFNVDIDPETEAIATIGAKEGLSHLVLATISPGEVVLVPNPTYPIHAYSVVISGGDLVSIPLDPERDFFEDLVTITRLIRPRPKMLIISFPHNPTTAVVEREFFEKVVAYAQEYNVMIVHDFAYADLVFDGYVAPSFLEIPGAKEVGVELFSLSKSYSMPGWRLGFTVGNPKMVHALTRIKSYLDYGVFQPIQIAGIIALNGPYEPVQEIVNVYKERRDALCRGLQRIGWRVESPKGTMFVWAKIPKKFRDLKSVEFCKMLIQEAKVAVSPGLGFGEYGDDYVRFALVENVHRINQAIRGLRKVLQGKKQ encoded by the coding sequence ATGGAAGAATTTCCCCGCATGCAACGGTTGCCTGAGTATGTTTTCGCCACCGTCAATGCTTTGAAAATGGAGGCCCGGCGGCGGCAGGAAGACATCGTCGACCTGGGCATGGGCAACCCTGATCTCCCCACTCCCCAGCATATTGTTGACAAGCTGATCGAGGCGGCGCAAAAAGCTCACAACCATCGTTACTCGGCCTCCCGGGGCATTACCAAACTCCGGGGGGCCATTGCTGATTGGTATAAACGCCGCTTTAATGTCGATATTGACCCGGAAACCGAAGCCATCGCCACCATCGGGGCCAAGGAGGGGCTATCTCATTTGGTATTGGCCACTATCAGCCCTGGCGAGGTGGTTTTGGTGCCCAACCCCACCTATCCGATCCATGCTTATTCGGTGGTCATATCGGGCGGGGACCTGGTGAGCATCCCCCTCGATCCGGAACGGGATTTCTTTGAGGATCTGGTGACCATCACCCGGCTGATCCGGCCCCGGCCCAAGATGCTGATCATCTCTTTTCCCCATAATCCGACTACCGCGGTGGTCGAGCGGGAGTTTTTCGAAAAAGTAGTGGCTTACGCGCAAGAATACAATGTTATGATCGTCCACGACTTCGCTTATGCCGATCTGGTCTTTGACGGCTATGTGGCCCCCAGTTTTCTGGAAATTCCAGGAGCCAAGGAAGTCGGGGTGGAACTGTTTTCGCTTTCCAAAAGTTACAGCATGCCGGGCTGGCGTTTAGGCTTCACTGTGGGCAACCCCAAGATGGTGCATGCCTTGACCCGCATCAAAAGCTACCTGGATTATGGCGTCTTTCAGCCCATCCAGATCGCCGGAATCATCGCCTTAAACGGTCCCTATGAGCCGGTCCAGGAGATCGTCAATGTTTACAAAGAACGACGTGATGCTCTGTGCCGGGGTCTACAGCGTATCGGCTGGCGGGTGGAGTCCCCCAAAGGGACCATGTTTGTCTGGGCCAAGATTCCCAAGAAATTTCGGGACCTGAAATCGGTAGAATTTTGTAAAATGTTGATCCAGGAGGCCAAAGTGGCCGTCTCTCCCGGCCTGGGGTTCGGCGAATATGGTGATGACTACGTCCGCTTTGCCCTGGTCGAAAACGTCCACCGGATCAACCAGGCGATTCGTGGTCTCAGAAAGGTTTTGCAAGGGAAAAAGCAGTGA
- a CDS encoding glycine--tRNA ligase subunit beta encodes MATRLLVEIGTEEIPAGFIPPVLEEMKSSLRKRLEQERLKGGEITTMATPRRLTVVVQDLAERQEEFTAEIIGPPQAVAFDAEGRPTQAAQGFARAQGVAVEDLVTVATDRGPYMAVKKRTRGQLTRDRLPEILPEWILSLSFPKSMRWGSETITFARPIHWIVALLGDEVIPFTLGGVASGAVTYGHRFLAPQAITLADAGLESYVNALQQAYVLVDPALRQGKLVEGLERAAAQVNGQVVPDPDLIQENTFLVEYPSTSCGNFEEKFLELPDEVLITAMREHQRYFSLRNASGKLLPHFIAINNTLARDPQVVQQGHERVLRARLSDAMFFFQEDSKVPLDNWVEELKGVVFHSLLGTSYEKMDRFRALARYLAEHLLPDKVEQVARAATLCKADLVSGMVGEFPSLQGIMGREYALRAGESPEVAEAIFDHYLPRHAGDRLPDNLVGAMVGLADRLDTICGCFGVGLIPTGAADPYGLRRQALAIINILVNKKFYLDLFGAIGYSLALLKDKLTEPADQTLEEVLEFFRTRLQHLLTGEGYSFEVVDAVLSTAFTDVVEAMEKVRALEEVRRSADFPALAVAFKRVINISRGTAPGPVDAALFEHPAEHDLLAATEQMEATVSQALPARDYPQVCQALAALKTPVDRFFDDVLVMTEDLPRRHNRLALLVRISQTFLKMADFSRITI; translated from the coding sequence ATGGCGACGCGACTGCTAGTAGAGATTGGCACCGAAGAAATACCAGCCGGTTTTATTCCGCCGGTCCTGGAAGAAATGAAATCTTCTCTCCGCAAACGCCTGGAGCAGGAACGCCTTAAGGGGGGAGAGATAACCACCATGGCCACTCCCCGTCGGTTAACTGTGGTGGTCCAAGACCTGGCAGAAAGGCAGGAGGAATTTACCGCCGAGATTATCGGCCCGCCGCAAGCAGTGGCCTTCGATGCCGAGGGACGGCCTACCCAGGCAGCTCAGGGATTTGCCCGGGCCCAAGGGGTGGCAGTGGAGGATTTGGTAACGGTAGCTACGGACCGCGGTCCCTATATGGCGGTAAAGAAACGCACTCGGGGCCAGCTTACCCGGGACCGTTTACCAGAGATTTTGCCCGAATGGATTCTGAGCCTGTCTTTTCCCAAATCTATGCGCTGGGGCTCGGAGACCATCACCTTTGCCCGCCCCATTCACTGGATTGTCGCCCTGCTGGGGGATGAAGTAATCCCTTTTACCCTGGGTGGGGTTGCCAGTGGTGCCGTAACTTATGGCCACCGTTTCCTGGCCCCGCAGGCCATTACCTTAGCGGATGCGGGTCTTGAGTCTTATGTCAACGCCCTCCAACAGGCGTATGTGCTGGTCGACCCAGCGTTGCGTCAGGGAAAATTAGTCGAGGGACTGGAACGCGCCGCGGCCCAGGTTAATGGTCAGGTGGTCCCGGACCCGGATTTAATACAGGAAAATACCTTTTTGGTCGAATATCCTTCTACCTCCTGCGGCAATTTTGAGGAAAAATTCTTGGAGCTTCCCGATGAGGTTTTAATTACCGCCATGCGGGAGCATCAGCGTTATTTTTCTTTGCGAAATGCCTCTGGGAAACTGCTGCCGCATTTTATTGCCATCAACAATACCCTGGCCCGAGATCCCCAGGTGGTGCAACAGGGACATGAGCGGGTGCTGCGGGCCCGTCTCAGTGATGCCATGTTTTTTTTCCAGGAAGACTCGAAAGTCCCCTTGGATAACTGGGTGGAAGAGCTTAAAGGGGTTGTGTTCCATTCTTTGCTGGGCACTTCCTATGAGAAAATGGACCGTTTTCGGGCCTTGGCCCGCTATCTGGCCGAACATTTGCTGCCCGATAAAGTGGAGCAGGTGGCCCGTGCCGCGACCTTGTGCAAGGCCGATCTGGTCAGCGGCATGGTGGGGGAATTTCCCAGCCTGCAGGGAATCATGGGGCGAGAATACGCGCTTCGGGCTGGCGAGTCTCCAGAGGTGGCAGAGGCGATTTTTGACCACTATTTGCCCCGTCATGCCGGGGATCGGCTGCCGGACAATCTGGTCGGAGCGATGGTGGGCCTGGCCGATCGCCTGGATACCATCTGTGGCTGCTTTGGGGTGGGGCTGATCCCCACGGGGGCCGCCGATCCTTATGGTTTGCGGCGTCAAGCCCTGGCCATCATCAATATTTTGGTGAATAAAAAATTCTATTTAGATCTGTTCGGGGCCATTGGCTACAGCCTCGCCCTTTTGAAAGACAAGTTGACTGAACCGGCTGACCAAACTTTAGAAGAAGTACTGGAGTTCTTCCGCACCCGTCTGCAGCATCTGCTGACCGGGGAAGGCTACAGCTTCGAGGTAGTCGATGCAGTGTTATCCACCGCCTTTACTGATGTGGTGGAGGCCATGGAGAAGGTCCGGGCTCTGGAGGAAGTGCGCCGCAGCGCGGATTTCCCGGCCCTGGCGGTAGCCTTCAAACGGGTGATCAATATTTCGCGGGGCACTGCACCCGGCCCGGTAGATGCCGCCCTGTTCGAACACCCGGCGGAACATGACTTGCTGGCGGCCACCGAACAGATGGAAGCGACCGTCAGCCAGGCCTTGCCGGCCCGCGATTATCCTCAGGTCTGCCAGGCCTTAGCCGCGCTCAAGACGCCGGTGGACCGGTTTTTTGATGATGTCTTGGTGATGACCGAAGACCTACCCCGGCGGCATAATCGGCTGGCGCTGCTGGTGCGCATCAGCCAGACTTTCTTGAAAATGGCCGATTTTTCCCGGATTACTATCTGA
- a CDS encoding YkgJ family cysteine cluster protein: MEKTRKFTGKIRDNPITALERGSCEVMASLWKEYFTELLGMEPKSGRFRELEARIKQEANFQRLYREWNDLRVPERSFRWYQLLEITKKHKRNTEGLCVRCGECCQRHTPTLMSSDLYLFQNNVLTWTDVYTLRKGERVSSPRSGEVFALPEERLKIRHLPGTRQCQFYREEPNRCLIYDQRPQQCRDQACWLKEEEQPARSETPLSRQQLFGDLPELWELIEAHEQRCAYDLFETAVRELPQGGEEVHKTLFDLLHFDHYLRQMLIDDWEVPAAATELLLGRSLSQLLGQLGIKASMTPNGIFQLELAT, from the coding sequence ATGGAAAAAACCAGAAAATTCACCGGTAAAATCCGAGATAATCCCATTACTGCGTTGGAGCGGGGTAGTTGTGAGGTGATGGCCAGTCTCTGGAAGGAATATTTTACCGAGCTGTTGGGGATGGAACCCAAGTCGGGGCGTTTTCGAGAGTTGGAGGCACGGATTAAGCAGGAAGCCAATTTTCAACGCTTATACCGGGAGTGGAATGACCTGCGGGTTCCTGAAAGAAGCTTCCGTTGGTATCAATTACTGGAGATCACTAAAAAACATAAACGCAACACTGAGGGCCTGTGCGTCCGTTGCGGCGAATGTTGCCAGCGGCATACCCCTACCTTGATGTCCAGCGATCTGTATCTCTTTCAGAACAATGTCTTGACCTGGACGGATGTTTATACCTTGAGGAAAGGGGAAAGGGTGTCCTCGCCCCGGAGCGGTGAGGTGTTCGCCCTGCCCGAGGAACGCCTCAAGATCCGGCACCTGCCCGGCACTCGCCAGTGTCAGTTCTATCGCGAAGAACCGAACCGCTGCCTGATCTATGATCAGCGCCCCCAACAGTGTCGGGACCAGGCCTGTTGGCTGAAGGAAGAGGAACAGCCGGCGCGGTCGGAAACTCCACTCAGCCGCCAACAGCTATTTGGAGATCTCCCTGAGTTATGGGAACTGATTGAAGCCCACGAACAGCGTTGTGCCTATGACCTGTTTGAGACTGCGGTGCGGGAACTCCCGCAGGGCGGCGAAGAGGTACACAAAACTCTGTTTGACCTTCTCCATTTCGATCATTATCTGCGTCAGATGTTAATCGACGACTGGGAGGTCCCGGCTGCGGCCACCGAATTGTTGTTGGGGCGGTCGCTAAGCCAGCTTCTGGGTCAGCTGGGCATTAAGGCCAGTATGACGCCAAACGGAATTTTCCAGCTGGAACTAGCTACTTAA
- a CDS encoding homoserine dehydrogenase → MKPVQVGIIGLGTVGCGVARLLTESGNRFHQRLGAPLILRKVADLDLERPRPVQLDPRLLTSQVRDILDDPEIDIVVELIGGVDAARELVMAAIARGKHVVTANKHLLALHGNEIFQAAAQAGVEVAFEGSVGGGIPMILSLRQGLAANRIKEMFGILNGTANYILTRMSTEAASFQQALQEAQDQGYAEADPTLDVEGIDTAHKLAILMALAYGAPIDFTAIAVEGISELELVDLQFAREFGYQIKLLAITRDDGQRVEARVHPTMIPVDHILANVNGPYNAVYIIGDAVGPILLYGQGAGMMSTASAVVADLIELARNLTHGIKRRMPPLGIENFSQRRRVIKPLDDLVTNYYFRFAAQDRPGVLSQVSGILGKNQISIAAVIQKGRGLQESVPIVMITHEAREADVNQALAEIDQLPEISQKTVLLRIEDPGLDSAQI, encoded by the coding sequence GTGAAACCCGTCCAGGTGGGGATTATTGGCTTGGGCACGGTCGGGTGTGGAGTGGCGCGTCTGCTCACCGAAAGTGGCAATCGCTTCCACCAGCGTCTGGGGGCCCCGCTGATCCTGAGGAAAGTGGCAGATCTGGACCTCGAGAGACCCCGACCGGTTCAGCTTGATCCCCGGCTTTTGACTAGCCAGGTTCGGGACATCCTCGATGATCCCGAGATTGATATCGTGGTTGAACTAATCGGCGGCGTTGACGCGGCCCGGGAACTGGTGATGGCCGCTATTGCCCGGGGTAAACACGTGGTCACTGCCAACAAACACCTGTTGGCCTTGCATGGCAACGAGATTTTCCAGGCCGCGGCCCAGGCCGGGGTGGAGGTGGCCTTCGAGGGCAGTGTCGGCGGGGGGATCCCGATGATTCTTTCTCTGCGCCAGGGACTGGCGGCCAATCGCATTAAGGAAATGTTTGGCATCTTAAATGGCACCGCCAATTATATCCTGACTCGCATGTCGACCGAGGCCGCCTCCTTTCAGCAGGCCCTACAAGAGGCGCAAGATCAAGGTTATGCCGAAGCCGATCCCACTCTGGATGTCGAAGGTATTGATACCGCCCATAAACTGGCCATTCTGATGGCTCTCGCTTATGGGGCTCCGATCGATTTTACCGCCATTGCCGTAGAGGGCATTTCTGAACTTGAGTTGGTGGATCTGCAGTTTGCCCGAGAGTTCGGCTATCAGATCAAGCTATTGGCTATTACCCGAGATGATGGCCAGCGTGTGGAGGCCCGGGTTCATCCCACCATGATTCCGGTGGATCATATCCTGGCCAATGTCAACGGCCCTTACAACGCCGTATACATCATCGGGGATGCTGTCGGTCCCATTCTGCTCTATGGGCAAGGGGCCGGGATGATGTCCACTGCCAGTGCTGTAGTCGCTGATCTGATTGAGCTGGCCCGCAATCTGACCCACGGCATTAAGAGGCGCATGCCGCCTTTGGGCATTGAAAATTTCAGCCAGAGAAGACGGGTGATCAAACCCCTGGACGATCTGGTCACCAATTACTATTTTCGCTTTGCGGCCCAGGACCGCCCCGGGGTTCTTTCCCAAGTATCTGGAATATTGGGTAAAAACCAGATCAGCATTGCCGCCGTGATTCAAAAGGGTCGAGGGTTGCAGGAATCGGTGCCGATCGTGATGATTACTCATGAGGCCCGCGAAGCCGATGTCAACCAGGCCTTAGCCGAAATTGACCAACTGCCCGAGATCAGTCAAAAGACCGTGCTCTTACGGATTGAAGATCCTGGTCTTGATTCCGCCCAGATCTGA